In Pseudomonas hamedanensis, a single window of DNA contains:
- a CDS encoding sulfate ABC transporter substrate-binding protein — translation MKKLFGASLLAAGLALANIAQAAPTLLNVSYDVMRDFYKDYNTAFQKHWQAEHNENITVQMSFGGSSKQARSVIDGLPADVITMNMATDINALADNGKLVPDNWVTRLPNNSAPFTSATVFIVRKGNPKALKDWPDLLKDGVQVIVPNPKTSGNGRYTYLSAWGYVLKNGGDENKAKDFVGKLFKQAPVLDTGGRAATTTFMTNQIGDVLVTFENEAEMIAREFGRDQFEVVYPSVSAEAEPPVSVVDKVVDKKGSRAAADEYLKYLWSPQGQEIAAANYLRPRDPAVLAKYTDRFPKVDFLSVEKTFGDWRTVQKTHFNDGGVFDQIYTGQ, via the coding sequence GTGAAAAAACTCTTTGGCGCCTCACTTCTCGCCGCTGGCCTGGCCTTGGCCAACATCGCTCAGGCAGCCCCGACCCTGCTTAACGTTTCCTACGACGTGATGCGCGATTTCTACAAGGACTACAACACTGCGTTCCAGAAACACTGGCAAGCCGAGCACAACGAAAACATCACCGTACAGATGTCCTTCGGCGGGTCAAGCAAGCAGGCGCGCTCGGTAATCGACGGCTTGCCGGCCGACGTCATCACCATGAACATGGCCACAGACATCAACGCCCTCGCCGACAACGGCAAACTGGTGCCGGACAATTGGGTCACGCGCCTGCCGAACAACAGCGCGCCGTTCACCTCGGCCACGGTGTTCATTGTCCGCAAGGGCAACCCGAAAGCCCTGAAGGATTGGCCCGATCTGCTCAAGGACGGCGTGCAGGTGATCGTGCCCAACCCGAAAACCTCCGGTAATGGCCGCTACACCTATCTGTCAGCCTGGGGCTACGTGCTGAAAAACGGTGGCGACGAGAACAAGGCCAAGGACTTCGTTGGCAAACTGTTCAAGCAGGCGCCAGTGCTGGACACCGGTGGCCGCGCCGCCACCACCACGTTCATGACCAACCAGATCGGCGACGTGCTGGTGACCTTCGAGAACGAAGCGGAAATGATCGCCCGCGAATTTGGTCGCGATCAGTTTGAAGTGGTCTATCCGAGCGTTTCCGCCGAGGCCGAGCCACCGGTGTCCGTGGTCGATAAAGTTGTCGACAAGAAAGGCTCGCGCGCCGCGGCTGACGAGTACCTGAAGTACCTGTGGTCGCCACAAGGTCAGGAAATTGCTGCAGCCAATTACCTGCGCCCGCGTGATCCGGCGGTGCTGGCGAAATACACCGACCGTTTCCCGAAAGTCGATTTCCTCTCGGTGGAGAAGACCTTTGGTGACTGGCGTACGGTGCAAAAAACCCACTTTAACGATGGCGGCGTGTTTGACCAGATTTATACCGGACAGTAA
- a CDS encoding MFS transporter, producing the protein MTATPHAMTRGMVLLFAFCCGAIVANIYYAQPIIGLIAPDIGLSDTMASFIVSLTQIGYALGLFFLVPLGDLLENRRLMIITTVVAIASLLGAAFTEQPNVFLLISLLVGFSSVSVQILIPLAAHLAPEESRGRVVGGIMGGLLLGILLARPVSSVVADHLGWRAMFMIAAALMAATSVVLALTVPKRQPDHSATYGQLIGSLWTLLRQQPVLRQRAFYQGCMFATFSLFWTAVPLELARNHGLSQSEIAIFALVGAIGAIAAPISGRLADAGHTRIASLLAMLFASLSFLPAFIHPAYSVIGLAVTGVVLDFCVQMNMVLGQRAVYSLDAKSRGRLNALYMTSIFIGGAFGSSVASAVYEHGGWLWIVIVGSVFPLLALLRFLSASRRASFATA; encoded by the coding sequence ATGACCGCCACCCCTCACGCAATGACCCGAGGCATGGTCCTGCTGTTCGCTTTCTGCTGCGGCGCCATCGTCGCCAACATCTACTACGCGCAACCGATCATCGGCCTGATTGCGCCAGACATCGGCCTGTCCGACACCATGGCCAGTTTCATCGTCTCGCTGACCCAGATTGGTTATGCGTTGGGCCTGTTCTTTCTGGTACCGCTGGGCGATCTGCTGGAAAACCGACGCCTGATGATCATCACTACGGTGGTCGCGATTGCCAGTCTGCTGGGCGCCGCGTTTACCGAGCAGCCCAATGTGTTCCTGCTGATCTCATTGCTGGTCGGCTTCAGTTCGGTGTCGGTGCAAATCCTGATTCCGCTGGCGGCGCATCTGGCGCCGGAAGAATCTCGCGGTCGCGTGGTCGGCGGGATCATGGGCGGTTTGCTGCTGGGTATTCTGTTGGCGCGACCGGTGTCGAGCGTGGTCGCCGATCACCTCGGCTGGCGGGCCATGTTCATGATCGCCGCCGCGTTGATGGCGGCGACCAGCGTGGTCTTGGCGTTGACCGTGCCCAAGCGCCAGCCGGATCACAGCGCAACCTACGGACAACTGATCGGCTCGCTGTGGACGCTGCTGCGCCAGCAACCGGTGCTGCGCCAGCGCGCGTTCTATCAAGGCTGCATGTTCGCCACCTTCAGCCTGTTCTGGACCGCCGTGCCGCTGGAGCTGGCACGCAACCATGGGTTGTCGCAGAGCGAAATTGCGATCTTCGCCCTGGTCGGCGCCATCGGTGCCATCGCCGCGCCCATCAGCGGCCGTCTCGCCGACGCCGGCCACACGCGCATTGCTTCGCTGCTGGCCATGCTGTTCGCCAGCCTGAGCTTCCTGCCCGCCTTCATTCACCCGGCCTACAGCGTCATTGGCCTGGCAGTGACCGGCGTGGTCCTGGATTTCTGCGTGCAGATGAACATGGTCCTCGGCCAACGCGCGGTGTACTCGCTGGACGCGAAAAGCCGTGGTCGCCTCAACGCGCTGTACATGACCAGCATCTTCATCGGCGGCGCGTTCGGCTCGTCGGTGGCCAGTGCGGTGTATGAACATGGCGGCTGGTTGTGGATCGTGATTGTCGGCAGCGTGTTTCCGCTGTTGGCGTTGTTGCGGTTTTTGAGCGCATCGCGACGGGCTTCATTCGCGACGGCATAA